A single Salminus brasiliensis chromosome 20, fSalBra1.hap2, whole genome shotgun sequence DNA region contains:
- the tbx3b gene encoding T-box transcription factor TBX3: protein MAYHPPDFSIGAVLGPPHAHPHPAVFSVLEQLENPVQLPSPSQDEPVVQLEGAELWARFHNIGTEMVITKSGRRMFPSLKVRCAGFDKKARYILLMDIVTADDCRYKFHNSRWMVAGKADPEMPKRMYIHPDSPATGEQWMSKVVNFHKLKLTNNISDQHGFTILNSMHKYQPRLHIVRANDVLQLPYSTFKTYVFPETEFMAVTAYQNDKITQLKIDNNPFAKGFRDTGNGRREKRKSVVQLKLREGQKNESGSSDDSSSEPPAYLLQEPTVATSTPKDVCESDTDSDAGRNEISTTSLEPPEHIRKPPTQAPPEHSPEHPPEHPSNSSLGSEEREQTPSLVHVAGGPLDLEHHRLTLHQDTHTHTHRCCLPAPGGSVGQQLVSGLLPSQGHFRVLRSLPPLMAAGPLAPWLTSWPAEGEAAGRGALHQELLRLQQLGPAAQGLIISHYYPYNYMNVIAAAVPAVRPRPRAAPYQLPPLRLPGSPAGAGVSRGQRSPTPRST from the exons ATGGCGTACCACCCTCCGGACTTCAGCATAGGGGCAGTGCTGGGCCCCCCACACGCCCACCCCCACCCCGCGGTTTTCTCCGTCCTGGAGCAGCTCGAGAACCCGGTCCAGCTCCCCTCTCCATCCCAGGACGAGCCCGTGGTTCAGCTGGAAGGCGCGGAGCTGTGGGCGCGCTTCCACAACATAGGCACTGAAATGGTCATCACCAAATCTGGCAG GCGGATGTTTCCATCACTGAAGGTCCGCTGCGCTGGCTTCGACAAGAAAGCCCGCTACATCCTGCTGATGGACATCGTAACGGCCGACGACTGCAGGTACAAGTTCCACAACTCCCGCTGGATGGTGGCGGGCAAAGCCGACCCAGAGATGCCCAAGCGGATGTACATCCACCCGGACAGCCCGGCCACCGGAGAGCAGTGGATGTCCAAAGTGGTCAACTTTCACAAGCTGAAGCTGACCAACAACATATCTGACCAGCACGGATTT ACCATTCTGAACTCCATGCATAAATATCAGCCGAGGCTGCACATTGTCCGGGCCAACGACGTCCTGCAGCTCCCCTACAGCACCTTCAAAACCTACGTCTTTCCCGAGACGGAGTTCATGGCCGTGACGGCCTACCAGAACGACAAG ATAACGCAGCTAAAAATCGACAATAATCCATTTGCTAAAGGGTTCCGGGACACAGGGAACGGCCGGAGAGAGAAAAG GAAGTCGGTGGTGCAGCTGAAGCTCAGAGAGGGTCAGAAGAACGAGAGCGGATCCTCGGACGACTCCTCATCTGAACCTCCAGCTTACCTCCTTCAGGAGCCCACCGTCGCTACGTCGACACCCAAGG atgtgtgtgagagtgacaCCGACAGTGATGCAGGACGTAACGAAATCTCCACCACCAGCCTCGAGCCCCCTGAACACATCAGAAAGCCCCCCACTCAAGCCCCTCCAGAACACAGCCCTGAGCACCCTCCTGAACACCCCAGCAACAGCAGCCTCGGCAGCGAAGAGCGCGAGCAGACCCCGAGCCTCGTCCACGTGGCCGGTGGTCCGCTGGACCTCGAGCACCACAGACTGACTCTAcaccaagacacacacactcacacacaccgcTGCTGCCTCCCAGCGCCCGGTGGCTCGGTGGGCCAGCAGCTGGTGAGCGGCCTCCTGCCTAGTCAGGGTCACTTTCGCGTGCTCAGGAGCTTACCGCCGCTGATGGCCGCTGGACCTCTGGCTCCGTGGCTGACCAGCTGGCCGGCTGAAGGGGAAGCTGCAGGTCGTGGAGCTCTGCACCAGGAGCTGCTGCGCCTTCAGCAGCTCGGACCGGCCGCTCAG GGTCTCATCATCTCCCACTACTACCCATACAACTACATGAACGTGATAGCGGCGGCCGTCCCTGCCGTGCGGCCTCGGCCCCGCGCCGCCCCCTACCAGCTCCCGCCTCTCCGGCTTCCCGGGAGCCCCGCGGGTGCAGGGGTCAGCAGGGGTCAGCGATCGCCCACGCCTCGCTCCACTTGA